A window of Pseudomonas monteilii contains these coding sequences:
- a CDS encoding succinyldiaminopimelate transaminase (catalyzes the formation of succinyldiaminopimelate from N-succinyl-2-amino-6-ketopimelate), which produces MNHALTQLQPYPFEKLRALLGSVKPAADKRPIALSIGEPKHESPAFVTQTLADHLGDLAVYPSTLGLPALRQSIAQWCERRFDVPAGWLDAERHVLPVNGTREALFAFTQAVVNRADDGLVVSPNPFYQIYEGAALLAGATPHYLPCLEANGFNPDFDAVPAQIWERCQILFLCSPGNPTGALVPLETLKKLIALADQHDFVIAADECYSELYFDEDSPPAGLLTACAELGRQDFHRCVVFHSLSKRSNLPGLRSGFVAGDARILKPFLLYRTYHGCAMPVPTQRASIAAWGDEAHVRANRDQYRAKFDAVLDILQPVLDVQRPDGSFYLWAKVPGDDAAFARDLFETEHVTVVPGSYLSREVDGVNPGAGRVRMALVAPLAECIEAAERIRDFLSR; this is translated from the coding sequence ATGAACCATGCCTTGACCCAGCTTCAGCCCTACCCGTTCGAGAAACTTCGCGCCCTGCTCGGCAGCGTGAAACCGGCGGCGGACAAACGGCCCATCGCCCTGTCGATCGGCGAGCCGAAGCACGAATCGCCGGCCTTCGTCACCCAGACCCTGGCGGACCACCTCGGTGATCTGGCGGTGTACCCCAGCACCCTCGGCCTGCCGGCGCTGCGCCAGTCGATCGCGCAGTGGTGCGAACGGCGCTTCGACGTGCCGGCCGGCTGGCTCGACGCCGAGCGTCACGTGCTGCCGGTCAACGGCACGCGCGAGGCCCTGTTCGCGTTCACCCAGGCCGTGGTCAACCGGGCCGACGATGGCCTGGTGGTGAGCCCCAACCCGTTCTACCAGATCTACGAAGGCGCAGCGCTGCTGGCCGGCGCCACCCCCCATTACCTGCCGTGCCTGGAAGCCAATGGCTTCAACCCCGACTTCGACGCCGTGCCGGCGCAGATCTGGGAACGCTGCCAGATCCTCTTCCTGTGCTCGCCAGGCAACCCGACGGGCGCCCTGGTCCCCCTGGAGACCCTGAAGAAACTGATCGCCCTGGCCGACCAGCACGATTTCGTGATCGCCGCCGACGAATGCTACAGCGAACTGTACTTCGACGAAGACAGCCCGCCGGCCGGCCTGCTGACGGCCTGCGCCGAACTGGGCCGCCAGGATTTCCACCGCTGCGTGGTGTTCCACAGCCTGTCCAAGCGCTCGAACCTGCCGGGCCTGCGCTCGGGTTTCGTGGCCGGTGATGCACGCATCCTCAAGCCGTTCCTGCTGTACCGCACCTACCACGGCTGCGCCATGCCCGTGCCGACCCAGCGCGCCAGCATCGCGGCCTGGGGCGACGAAGCGCACGTGCGTGCCAACCGTGACCAGTACCGCGCCAAGTTCGACGCGGTCCTGGACATCCTGCAGCCGGTGCTCGACGTCCAGCGTCCAGACGGCAGCTTCTACCTGTGGGCCAAGGTCCCCGGGGACGACGCCGCCTTCGCCCGTGACCTGTTCGAGACCGAGCATGTGACGGTGGTGCCCGGCTCGTACCTGTCGCGTGAGGTGGACGGCGTCAACCCAGGCGCCGGGCGCGTGCGCATGGCCCTGGTCGCCCCGCTGGCCGAATGCATCGAGGCGGCCGAGCGCATTCGCGACTTTCTGTCGCGCTGA
- a CDS encoding arsenate reductase, whose translation MTPTLYGIKACDTMKKARTWLDAQAIAYTFHDYKTQGIDRDSLARWCDEHGWQIVLNRAGTTFRKLDEASKADLDQAKAIDLMLAQPSMIKRPVLDLGERTLVGFAPDRYAAALT comes from the coding sequence ATGACCCCGACTCTCTACGGCATCAAAGCCTGCGACACCATGAAGAAGGCCCGTACCTGGCTCGACGCGCAGGCCATCGCCTACACCTTCCACGACTACAAGACCCAAGGCATCGACCGTGACAGCCTGGCGCGCTGGTGCGACGAGCATGGCTGGCAGATCGTCCTGAACCGTGCCGGCACCACCTTCCGCAAGCTCGACGAGGCCAGCAAGGCCGATCTCGACCAGGCCAAGGCCATCGACCTGATGCTGGCCCAGCCCTCGATGATCAAGCGCCCGGTGCTGGACTTGGGCGAACGCACGCTGGTGGGCTTCGCGCCCGACCGGTATGCCGCTGCGCTGACCTGA
- a CDS encoding sodium:proton antiporter has protein sequence MQSAYTVLILLTLVSLSKLLVRVVPLPLPLIQIAAGALLAWPTLGLHVALDPELFLFLFLPPLLFVDGWRIPKRALWRLRGPVVGLAVGLVLFTVVGAGYFIHWLLPSIPLAAAFALAAILSPTDAVAVSAITQDRLPKPLMHMLQGEALMNDASGLVTFKFALAAAITGAFSLAEASVTFVLVALGGLAVGVALSWLIGRLRMWMIGRGWDDPATHVVFMLLLPFAAYVLAERLGASGILSAVAAGMMQSWLDLLPRQTSTRLLNRSVWSLLEFAFNGLIFLLLGLQLPDIVKAVASHETSLWPTLAWRCLDVLAIFATLVLLRFVWVQSVWRIIGRVRHWRGKSALVMLPTARSCWLLTLGGVRGAVTLAGVMSVPLLIGADQAFPQRDLLIFIAAGVILLSLVSACIALPLLLRGVDKSADERMDQEVQEAWRRTAEAAIHALEAEDLSEADAPQNADLATLAVELKGRLMAEYRDQLERYNHSDESRALAERMDQLERHLRLKALRAQRLELYALHRRHQVGNEVVRQILGELDLSEANLARNK, from the coding sequence ATGCAGTCAGCCTACACCGTGCTTATCCTGCTGACGCTGGTAAGTCTTTCCAAATTGCTGGTTCGCGTCGTTCCGCTGCCGCTGCCGTTGATCCAGATCGCCGCCGGGGCCTTGCTGGCCTGGCCAACCCTGGGCCTGCACGTGGCGCTGGACCCTGAACTGTTTCTCTTCCTGTTCCTGCCACCGCTGCTGTTCGTCGATGGCTGGCGCATTCCCAAGCGCGCCCTCTGGCGACTGCGCGGCCCCGTGGTCGGGTTGGCGGTCGGGCTGGTGCTGTTCACCGTCGTCGGCGCCGGGTACTTCATCCATTGGCTGCTGCCGAGCATTCCGCTGGCCGCCGCCTTCGCCCTGGCGGCGATTCTCTCGCCCACCGATGCGGTGGCCGTGTCGGCGATCACCCAGGACCGCTTGCCCAAGCCCTTGATGCACATGCTCCAGGGCGAGGCCCTGATGAACGATGCGTCGGGCCTGGTGACCTTCAAGTTCGCCCTGGCGGCCGCCATCACCGGGGCCTTCTCGCTGGCCGAGGCCAGCGTGACCTTCGTGCTGGTGGCCCTGGGCGGGCTGGCGGTGGGCGTGGCCCTGAGCTGGCTGATCGGGCGGCTGCGCATGTGGATGATCGGCCGGGGTTGGGACGATCCGGCCACCCACGTGGTGTTCATGCTGCTGCTGCCGTTCGCCGCCTATGTCCTGGCCGAGCGCCTGGGCGCCTCGGGCATCCTCTCGGCGGTGGCGGCCGGCATGATGCAGAGCTGGCTCGACTTGCTGCCGCGCCAGACCAGCACCCGGCTGCTCAACCGCAGTGTCTGGTCGCTGCTGGAGTTCGCCTTCAACGGGCTGATCTTCCTGCTGCTGGGCCTGCAGTTGCCCGATATCGTCAAGGCCGTGGCCAGCCACGAGACCTCGCTCTGGCCGACCCTGGCCTGGCGCTGCCTGGACGTGCTGGCGATCTTCGCCACCCTGGTGCTGCTGCGCTTCGTCTGGGTACAGAGCGTCTGGCGCATCATCGGACGGGTCCGTCACTGGCGCGGCAAGTCGGCCCTGGTGATGCTGCCGACCGCGCGCTCCTGCTGGCTGCTGACCCTGGGCGGTGTGCGCGGGGCGGTGACCTTGGCCGGTGTCATGTCGGTGCCGCTGCTGATCGGCGCCGACCAGGCCTTCCCTCAGCGCGACCTGCTGATCTTCATCGCCGCCGGGGTGATCCTGCTGTCGCTGGTCAGTGCCTGCATCGCCCTGCCGCTGCTGCTGCGCGGGGTCGACAAGAGCGCTGACGAGCGCATGGACCAGGAAGTGCAGGAGGCCTGGCGGCGGACGGCCGAAGCGGCCATCCATGCCCTGGAGGCCGAGGATCTGAGCGAAGCCGACGCGCCGCAGAACGCCGACCTGGCCACCCTCGCGGTCGAGCTCAAGGGGCGGCTGATGGCCGAATACCGTGATCAGCTCGAGCGCTACAACCACAGTGACGAAAGTCGTGCCCTGGCCGAGCGCATGGACCAGCTCGAGCGGCACCTGCGGCTCAAGGCCCTGCGTGCCCAGCGCCTGGAGCTTTACGCGCTGCACCGTCGGCACCAGGTCGGCAACGAGGTGGTCCGGCAGATCCTTGGCGAACTCGACCTGAGCGAGGCCAACCTGGCGCGCAACAAATGA